Proteins encoded by one window of Streptococcus sanguinis:
- the asp3 gene encoding accessory Sec system protein Asp3: protein MNIQKRKGIYWGELRGVSAAGKMTDFTYLYGTTLIIHSPSHIFFENKLMASGQTIHEWSSKWNYQRDRQVPALPLLKKGARYCLSRDMTTYPESSVFLKIIFFDRYEKEISNQVERSESMIFTYPNEAYSYKVQLLSAGVESLEFHCLNIDQIIEESDD from the coding sequence ATGAACATTCAAAAAAGAAAGGGCATTTACTGGGGAGAGCTGAGAGGGGTTTCGGCAGCTGGTAAAATGACTGACTTTACCTATCTATATGGAACTACCCTTATTATTCATTCCCCTTCACATATATTTTTTGAAAATAAACTGATGGCATCCGGCCAGACCATCCATGAATGGTCTTCCAAATGGAACTATCAGCGAGACCGGCAGGTGCCTGCTCTCCCCTTGCTCAAAAAGGGAGCTCGCTATTGCCTGTCTAGAGATATGACCACCTATCCTGAATCCAGCGTCTTTCTGAAAATCATCTTCTTTGACCGCTATGAGAAAGAAATCAGTAATCAAGTGGAGCGCTCGGAGAGTATGATCTTTACCTACCCAAACGAAGCCTATAGCTATAAGGTTCAGCTGCTGAGTGCAGGAGTTGAGTCCTTAGAGTTTCATTGCCTAAACATTGACCAAATCATAGAGGAGTCTGATGATTAA
- the asp2 gene encoding accessory Sec system protein Asp2, with the protein MQNKLKILQIGSSDWSKELAIPDNMAWYYFFPNSNLAIKKVMEMDKIGKFDAILVDDLRRIPDLFMIESKIIPYTVFYDQEQETQEADIEYFLKRHCAQPTDMSDRVDLLRKLSKALFSGQYGDKMTPLDMVVSPGFRGKICYNGYENLELEGDFGQDFQSILSWKYNIIANKFNPVELWLEYEKSGSCELRLRLYNIQEGSTADIARETVFAEEDMRESMVLDNDFTSYLGVSLEARGEGRIQVGALHQRLTRYEFGKYVLGGKIFRDSHRQEINYFFYPGDLKPPLAVYFSGYRRAEGFEGFGMMRSLGCPFLLFSDPRVDGGMFYLGSQELESSIHKIIQEHLDFLGFTERDLILSGMSMGTYGAVYYGSEFRPRAIVLSKPLGNLGTIAQRGRLRLPKVFPTALDVLHRHTGGKDLEHVEELNRRYWRKFEKADFSRTTFGIAYMKEEDYDPTAYEDLVAALHLTEAKLISRGVPGRHNDDSTIAISWFMNYYRMILEKEFGRKK; encoded by the coding sequence ATGCAAAATAAGCTGAAAATCTTACAGATTGGCTCAAGCGATTGGAGCAAGGAGCTTGCTATTCCGGACAATATGGCCTGGTATTATTTCTTTCCCAACTCCAATCTAGCTATCAAAAAGGTCATGGAGATGGATAAGATTGGCAAGTTTGATGCGATTCTGGTGGACGATTTGCGTCGGATTCCAGATTTGTTTATGATTGAGTCCAAGATTATTCCTTATACAGTTTTCTATGATCAGGAACAGGAAACCCAGGAAGCGGATATTGAGTACTTCCTCAAGCGTCACTGTGCTCAGCCGACGGATATGAGCGATCGAGTTGACCTGCTCCGCAAGCTGTCCAAGGCTCTCTTTTCCGGTCAATATGGGGATAAGATGACCCCGCTTGATATGGTGGTTAGCCCCGGATTTCGGGGCAAGATTTGCTACAATGGCTATGAAAATCTAGAGTTGGAAGGTGACTTTGGTCAGGACTTTCAGTCAATCCTGTCTTGGAAATACAATATTATAGCCAACAAGTTCAATCCAGTTGAACTTTGGCTTGAATATGAAAAGTCAGGCAGCTGTGAGCTGCGGCTGCGCCTCTATAATATCCAGGAAGGCTCGACTGCAGACATTGCTCGCGAGACTGTTTTCGCAGAAGAGGATATGCGGGAATCCATGGTTCTGGACAATGACTTTACTTCCTATCTGGGCGTCAGTTTGGAGGCTAGAGGCGAGGGACGGATTCAGGTCGGCGCTCTGCATCAGCGCTTGACCCGCTATGAGTTTGGTAAGTATGTTCTGGGTGGGAAGATTTTTCGTGATAGCCACCGTCAGGAGATTAATTACTTCTTTTATCCGGGTGATTTGAAGCCGCCTTTGGCTGTTTATTTCTCTGGTTACCGTCGGGCGGAAGGCTTCGAGGGCTTTGGAATGATGCGGAGTTTAGGCTGTCCTTTTCTCTTGTTTTCAGATCCGCGCGTGGATGGCGGTATGTTTTATCTGGGCAGTCAGGAGCTGGAGAGCAGTATTCATAAGATTATCCAAGAGCATTTGGACTTTCTGGGCTTTACCGAGCGGGATCTAATCCTATCAGGTATGTCTATGGGGACCTACGGTGCGGTTTATTACGGCTCAGAGTTTCGTCCGCGGGCTATTGTTTTGTCCAAGCCCTTGGGAAATCTAGGCACTATTGCCCAACGTGGTCGTTTACGCCTGCCTAAGGTCTTTCCGACGGCGTTAGATGTCCTTCACCGTCACACAGGTGGCAAAGATCTGGAGCATGTAGAGGAGCTGAATCGCCGCTACTGGCGTAAGTTTGAGAAGGCTGATTTCAGCCGGACGACCTTTGGTATCGCCTACATGAAGGAAGAAGACTATGATCCGACGGCCTATGAGGACCTGGTAGCGGCTCTTCATCTAACCGAAGCTAAGCTGATTAGCAGAGGTGTCCCTGGTCGGCATAATGATGACTCTACTATAGCTATATCTTGGTTTATGAATTATTATCGAATGATATTGGAAAAGGAATTTGGGAGAAAGAAATGA
- the asp1 gene encoding accessory Sec system protein Asp1, with the protein MYYFIPSWSGSGNRVWHRDIVPWYRSMQRLEFDDSIHQIRIFQSENLPVQLLLPAYMPHARYLLHRQDIFETDYYSVFDEIQGIQSKEMQVLQIKDLDWEPDCEFVYTPFLIMVRRQGQLYAHVEFGVEGFISFIKFFKDDRLEKFYIFDDRGFVSSITYYEEEQPLYQDYLQPDGDWRIREHLKPDDFRVEVNPAYLLDFDKLEYERMPDLILEKLGHYIERNAEPDSRFVLAAHPLYTQAILRLLPKNVQIILSFFHERNHTIDWPALEADLQQADLVLTDRMDFKKAIQRYLPGQAQKVHYLSPFDTRLQLGKSQRRRESKIFYQINLEEGLNDYAVFKVLHYVAKHPDTELTIGVYNAWQEGIQKVETKVREVIDEYLNQYEFVKNYRRSEQAENALLENQEQDLRFTIKNITDELSLIQELDDTRLIIDLSEQPNLYTQIAGISAGIPQINLVGSDYVTHLQNGYILGSISDVPTAADYYLEGLKNWNQALIYSIEKIHHNTGLELIGRWEQWLKEAENAK; encoded by the coding sequence ATGTATTACTTTATTCCTTCATGGAGTGGCAGTGGGAATCGGGTTTGGCACCGGGATATTGTCCCTTGGTACCGCTCCATGCAGCGACTGGAGTTTGATGACTCGATTCATCAGATTCGGATTTTTCAAAGTGAGAATCTGCCAGTCCAACTGCTTTTGCCAGCCTATATGCCGCATGCCCGCTACCTCTTGCATCGGCAGGATATTTTTGAGACGGACTATTACTCGGTTTTTGATGAGATTCAGGGAATCCAGTCTAAAGAAATGCAGGTCTTGCAAATCAAGGATCTGGATTGGGAACCAGACTGTGAGTTTGTCTATACGCCCTTTCTAATCATGGTCCGCAGGCAGGGACAGCTCTATGCCCATGTCGAGTTTGGAGTAGAAGGCTTTATCAGCTTCATCAAGTTTTTCAAGGATGACCGGCTGGAGAAGTTTTATATCTTTGATGATCGGGGCTTTGTCTCCAGTATTACCTACTATGAAGAGGAGCAGCCCCTTTATCAGGACTACCTGCAGCCGGATGGTGACTGGCGGATTCGTGAGCATCTCAAGCCTGACGACTTTCGGGTAGAGGTTAATCCTGCTTACTTACTGGACTTTGATAAGCTGGAGTATGAGCGGATGCCGGACTTGATTTTGGAGAAATTGGGCCACTATATCGAGCGTAATGCAGAACCGGACAGCCGCTTCGTCCTGGCAGCGCATCCTTTATACACTCAAGCCATTCTGCGCTTATTGCCTAAGAATGTTCAAATTATTCTCAGCTTTTTCCACGAGCGCAATCATACAATAGATTGGCCAGCTTTAGAAGCAGATTTGCAGCAGGCAGATTTAGTCTTGACTGATCGTATGGATTTCAAGAAGGCTATTCAGCGCTACCTGCCTGGGCAGGCTCAGAAGGTGCATTACCTGTCGCCTTTTGATACTCGTCTGCAGCTGGGCAAGAGCCAGCGTCGTCGTGAATCCAAGATTTTTTATCAGATTAATCTGGAAGAAGGGCTTAATGACTATGCCGTTTTCAAGGTTCTCCACTATGTGGCCAAGCATCCGGATACGGAGCTGACTATCGGTGTTTACAATGCCTGGCAGGAAGGAATCCAAAAGGTGGAGACCAAGGTGCGGGAGGTTATTGATGAGTATCTGAATCAATATGAATTTGTCAAGAACTACCGCCGCAGTGAGCAGGCTGAGAATGCCCTGCTGGAAAATCAGGAGCAGGACCTCCGTTTCACTATTAAGAATATCACGGACGAGCTCAGCTTGATTCAGGAGTTGGACGATACGAGGTTAATCATTGACCTGAGTGAGCAGCCCAATCTCTATACGCAGATTGCTGGGATTTCTGCTGGGATTCCGCAGATCAATCTGGTGGGCTCGGACTATGTGACCCATCTGCAAAATGGCTATATCTTGGGCTCTATCTCTGATGTTCCGACTGCTGCAGACTATTACTTGGAAGGTTTGAAAAATTGGAACCAGGCCTTGATTTATTCTATTGAAAAAATCCATCATAATACTGGTCTGGAGCTGATTGGCCGGTGGGAGCAGTGGCTCAAGGAGGCTGAGAATGCAAAATAA
- the secY2 gene encoding accessory Sec system protein translocase subunit SecY2, with product MKSFFKSVIIKKFLWTLFFLFIYVLGTKLTLPFVDMSKAAAMDGTSTTLNYATALMGGNLRSMSLFSVGLSPWMSSMLIWQMFAVSKRLGLSKLPLEVQERRRMLLTLVIALIQSVALVLNLPLQEAGGVDMTTIMVLDTLVLMAGTYFLIWLTDLNAAMGLGGSIMIVMASMIAYIPQDIWNSIQELKISSLWLALMLVFSLVFLYLAVTVERSKYRIPVNKINIHNRFKKYSYLDIRLNPAGGMPIMYAMTLVSIPQYFLLIIHFLQPDNQLIDHWIEALSMGSPAWFILYLLTIFILALAFAFINISGDQIAERMQKSGEYIENVYPGGATRRYINGLVTYFALVGAFYLILISGLPMMVVLLDIRYLRLSMIPGIFMIFIGMVFSIKDEVDALTLNDRYRSLL from the coding sequence GTGAAGTCATTTTTTAAATCGGTCATTATCAAGAAGTTTCTGTGGACCTTATTTTTCTTATTTATCTATGTCTTGGGAACCAAGCTGACCCTGCCTTTCGTCGATATGAGTAAGGCAGCTGCCATGGACGGAACCTCTACGACCTTGAACTATGCGACAGCCCTGATGGGGGGGAATCTGCGCAGTATGTCGCTCTTTTCTGTCGGCTTGTCTCCTTGGATGTCCTCTATGCTGATCTGGCAGATGTTTGCTGTGTCCAAGCGCCTAGGCTTGAGTAAGCTCCCTCTGGAAGTGCAGGAAAGGCGGCGGATGCTGCTGACCTTGGTCATTGCCTTGATTCAGTCAGTAGCGCTGGTCCTAAATCTGCCATTGCAAGAAGCAGGTGGGGTGGATATGACTACGATTATGGTCTTAGATACCTTGGTCTTGATGGCTGGGACTTACTTTCTCATCTGGCTGACGGATTTGAATGCTGCCATGGGACTTGGCGGCTCCATCATGATTGTCATGGCCAGCATGATTGCCTACATTCCGCAGGATATTTGGAACTCCATTCAGGAGCTGAAGATTTCTTCACTTTGGCTGGCCTTGATGCTGGTTTTCAGTCTAGTCTTTCTCTATCTGGCTGTTACAGTTGAACGGTCCAAGTACCGAATTCCAGTCAATAAGATCAATATCCATAACCGTTTCAAGAAATACTCTTATCTGGATATTCGTCTGAATCCTGCTGGTGGGATGCCGATTATGTACGCTATGACCTTGGTCAGCATTCCCCAGTATTTCCTTTTGATAATCCACTTTCTCCAGCCGGACAACCAGTTGATTGACCATTGGATAGAAGCACTGTCTATGGGAAGTCCAGCTTGGTTTATCCTCTATCTGCTGACTATTTTCATCCTGGCACTGGCCTTCGCCTTTATCAATATCAGTGGCGACCAGATTGCTGAGCGGATGCAGAAGAGTGGAGAGTATATTGAAAATGTTTATCCGGGAGGAGCAACCCGCCGGTATATCAATGGTTTGGTGACCTATTTTGCACTAGTGGGGGCTTTCTATCTTATCCTGATTTCTGGTCTGCCTATGATGGTGGTCCTTCTGGACATTCGCTATCTGCGGCTCAGTATGATTCCGGGGATTTTTATGATTTTTATCGGGATGGTCTTTTCTATTAAGGACGAGGTGGATGCCTTGACGCTTAATGACCGTTATCGTTCATTGTTATAG
- a CDS encoding sugar transferase: MKVNITNLYGMSGQSTALIAQNDVTKLAKQLGFNELSFYFYDIYSDSQSELSRRLDGIMASVGYGDVVIYQSPTWNGREFDQAFISKLKILQAKLITFIHDVPPLMFPSNYYLMPEYIDMYNQSDVVIVPSEQMRDKLLAEGLTVDKILVQRMWDHPYDLPLHQPQFAPKLYFAGSVERFPHLINWSYATPLEIFSPEEESNPEANVSYRGWVSRPELLLELSKGGLGLVWGVEENPADEPEYYGLNISHKSATYLAAGIPVIVPSYLSNAELIRERGLGFVVDSLEEASRIVENLTAEEYQAMVERVRKFSFLLKEGYFSKKVLVDAVMEVLS, encoded by the coding sequence ATGAAAGTTAATATTACCAATCTATACGGTATGTCTGGCCAGAGTACGGCTTTGATTGCCCAGAATGATGTGACCAAGCTAGCCAAGCAGCTGGGCTTCAATGAACTGAGTTTTTATTTTTACGATATTTACAGCGATAGCCAGTCGGAGCTCAGTCGTCGTCTGGACGGTATCATGGCTAGTGTGGGCTATGGCGATGTGGTTATCTATCAGTCGCCGACTTGGAATGGCCGGGAGTTTGACCAGGCCTTTATCAGCAAACTGAAGATTTTGCAGGCTAAGCTGATTACCTTTATCCATGATGTGCCGCCGCTGATGTTCCCGTCAAACTACTATCTGATGCCGGAGTATATCGATATGTACAATCAGTCAGATGTAGTCATCGTTCCTTCTGAGCAGATGCGGGACAAACTTCTGGCAGAGGGGCTGACTGTGGACAAGATTTTGGTCCAGCGCATGTGGGATCATCCCTATGATCTGCCCCTGCACCAGCCTCAGTTTGCACCTAAGCTGTATTTTGCCGGAAGTGTGGAGCGTTTTCCACATCTGATTAATTGGTCTTATGCAACGCCACTGGAGATTTTTTCGCCTGAGGAAGAATCAAATCCAGAGGCCAATGTCAGCTATCGCGGCTGGGTCAGCCGGCCAGAATTGCTCTTGGAGCTGTCCAAGGGCGGTCTGGGTCTGGTCTGGGGTGTTGAGGAAAATCCAGCAGACGAGCCGGAATACTACGGTCTCAATATCTCTCATAAGTCTGCCACTTATCTGGCAGCTGGGATTCCGGTCATCGTCCCTTCTTACCTGTCCAATGCAGAGCTGATCCGCGAGCGCGGTCTGGGCTTTGTTGTAGATAGTCTGGAAGAGGCCAGTCGGATTGTTGAAAATCTGACTGCAGAGGAATATCAGGCTATGGTCGAGCGGGTTAGAAAATTCTCTTTCCTGCTCAAGGAAGGTTATTTTAGCAAAAAAGTCTTAGTAGATGCGGTGATGGAAGTCTTATCTTAG
- a CDS encoding SP_1767 family glycosyltransferase has product MKTIVLVGDQAYQEQVSTAIKSILYYNKNVKIYVFNQGLSDEWFRDFNELAEQLDSELVNISLEQVTISPEWLTQDHISSAAYARYFIPQFVAEERVLYLDSDLVVNRDLQPLFDIPLEGKLVAAVGDAGGYGFNSGVLLIDNRAWKERQLQEIFIKETDRIMGLVQSGQMEDFNGDQTVLNHVLAQDWLPLDKIYNLQVGHDLVAFYSGWDGHFELAQEPLIIHYTTYRKPWNSEISYRYRQLWWDFQALSLAEISAHHRGEFEMQDRWEKAALNCMLLTDVQELEQIEFLAQSLPSVHFYIACYTDMGDYLRSLDRYENIHLYPQVIHAVLDELIDKCQVYLDIHHGSEHYQLSSRFKALGKPVLAFDNTKKNEKEELVYPHEHPQEMVRKLRSLMKKEKPQVFRAVVLAANAAYSEQVLTTIKSIVCHNRFIKFYVINSDFPTEWFVSMRKKLAKLDCQIVNARVDGSHISQYKTNIHYSVFLRYFTATFVQEDQALYLDCDIVVTRDLSEIFAVDLGSYPLGAVRDLGGEVYFGEQIFNSGVLLINVNYWRENDIAGQLIEMTDNLHDKVTQDDQSILNMLFENRWLELPFAYNCITLHTTFSDYEPEKGLYPPVIHYLTERKPWKEYTQSIYREVWWFYQGLDWSDMQEPVGALTQKMVEGERGSSLSCLVYTYSCDLMHINYLIQSLPACHFYIAAPVVVAEPITRLLQYPNVSVSSDIAGIPALLESLETKSQLLLDINAGDEVGDIIARFKSAGKPVFAFDSIVHGQQGQEVFPADNPEAMVQAIEKLALAEPEERQISVLSIDQSLDYLLEKGASVVRFGDGEMDLIAGRSIVYQDFDPELSSRLREIMSMESNERLMICLPDVFTGLERYSIDAQNFWSLNHLPHFLEKYKNICRAPWYGSTFISRPYIDLEDKTPSAGYFAKLKQLWQDKDLLIVEGLTSRSGVGNDLFDGAKSIKRIICPSRNAYSKLEAIKQAVREHADNRLILTMLGPTAKVLVYDLVQEGYRALDIGHIDSEYEWFQMGASHKVKLSHKHTAEHNFDQDIEFRDDQAYDSQIVANLAQE; this is encoded by the coding sequence ATGAAAACGATTGTTTTGGTTGGGGATCAGGCCTATCAAGAGCAAGTTTCGACTGCAATTAAGTCGATTTTATATTACAATAAAAATGTAAAAATCTATGTTTTCAATCAGGGATTGAGCGACGAATGGTTTCGTGATTTTAATGAGCTGGCTGAGCAGCTGGATAGTGAGTTGGTCAATATCAGCTTGGAGCAAGTGACTATCAGTCCAGAGTGGCTGACTCAGGACCATATCAGCTCAGCAGCCTATGCTCGCTATTTCATTCCGCAGTTTGTGGCAGAGGAGCGCGTCCTTTATCTGGACAGTGATCTGGTGGTCAATAGAGATTTGCAACCTTTATTTGATATTCCTCTGGAAGGTAAGCTTGTGGCAGCGGTTGGAGATGCCGGCGGTTATGGCTTTAACTCTGGCGTTCTGCTAATTGATAATCGAGCTTGGAAAGAAAGGCAGCTGCAGGAGATCTTTATCAAGGAAACGGACCGCATCATGGGCTTGGTCCAGTCTGGCCAGATGGAGGATTTTAACGGCGATCAGACAGTTTTAAATCATGTGCTGGCTCAGGATTGGCTGCCCTTGGATAAGATTTACAATCTGCAGGTAGGCCATGACTTAGTGGCCTTTTACAGCGGCTGGGATGGTCATTTTGAGCTGGCTCAGGAGCCGTTGATTATTCATTATACGACCTACCGTAAGCCTTGGAATTCTGAGATCAGCTATCGCTACCGTCAGCTTTGGTGGGACTTTCAGGCCTTGAGCTTGGCGGAGATTTCAGCCCATCATCGGGGAGAGTTTGAGATGCAAGACCGTTGGGAGAAGGCAGCTCTGAACTGCATGCTCCTGACAGATGTACAGGAGCTGGAGCAGATTGAATTTTTAGCCCAGTCCCTGCCTAGCGTTCATTTTTATATAGCCTGTTACACAGATATGGGAGATTATCTGCGCTCTTTGGATCGCTATGAAAATATCCATCTCTATCCGCAGGTTATTCATGCAGTGCTGGATGAGCTCATTGATAAGTGCCAGGTCTATTTGGATATTCACCATGGAAGCGAGCACTATCAGCTGAGTAGTCGTTTCAAGGCACTTGGCAAGCCGGTTCTGGCTTTTGACAATACTAAGAAAAATGAAAAGGAAGAACTGGTCTATCCCCATGAGCACCCTCAGGAGATGGTGAGAAAGCTGCGCAGTCTGATGAAAAAAGAGAAGCCGCAAGTCTTTCGGGCTGTGGTGCTGGCGGCTAATGCTGCCTATAGTGAGCAGGTCTTAACCACCATTAAGTCCATCGTCTGCCACAATCGCTTTATCAAGTTTTATGTCATCAACAGTGATTTTCCGACAGAGTGGTTTGTCAGCATGCGGAAAAAGCTGGCCAAGCTGGACTGCCAGATTGTCAATGCTCGGGTGGATGGCAGTCATATTAGTCAATATAAGACTAATATCCATTATTCAGTTTTTTTGAGATATTTTACGGCTACTTTTGTACAGGAAGATCAAGCTCTTTATTTGGATTGCGATATTGTAGTAACTCGTGATTTATCGGAAATTTTTGCAGTTGATTTAGGTTCCTATCCGCTTGGAGCGGTAAGAGATCTGGGTGGAGAAGTTTACTTTGGCGAGCAGATTTTTAATTCAGGTGTTTTACTAATTAATGTGAACTACTGGAGAGAAAACGATATTGCGGGTCAATTGATTGAGATGACTGATAACTTACATGATAAAGTTACTCAGGATGATCAAAGCATTCTCAATATGCTCTTTGAAAACCGCTGGCTGGAGCTGCCTTTTGCTTATAACTGCATTACGCTACACACGACCTTTTCGGACTATGAACCTGAAAAAGGTCTCTATCCGCCTGTGATTCACTATCTGACCGAGCGCAAGCCTTGGAAAGAGTATACCCAGTCTATCTATCGTGAGGTCTGGTGGTTCTATCAGGGACTGGATTGGTCGGATATGCAGGAGCCTGTCGGAGCCCTGACTCAAAAGATGGTGGAAGGTGAAAGGGGCTCAAGTCTGTCCTGCCTAGTCTACACCTACTCTTGTGACCTGATGCATATCAACTATCTGATTCAATCCCTGCCTGCCTGTCATTTCTACATCGCTGCACCGGTAGTGGTAGCAGAGCCAATCACGCGTCTGCTCCAGTATCCTAATGTCAGCGTCAGTTCAGATATTGCGGGCATTCCGGCTCTCTTGGAGTCGCTGGAAACCAAGTCTCAGCTGTTGCTGGATATCAATGCTGGTGATGAGGTAGGGGACATTATTGCTCGCTTTAAGTCTGCCGGCAAGCCAGTCTTTGCCTTTGATAGTATAGTCCATGGCCAGCAGGGGCAGGAAGTCTTTCCAGCTGATAATCCTGAAGCCATGGTGCAGGCTATTGAGAAACTAGCCTTGGCCGAGCCTGAGGAGCGGCAGATTTCTGTACTCTCTATTGACCAATCGCTGGATTATCTCTTGGAGAAAGGTGCTTCAGTGGTTCGTTTTGGAGATGGGGAGATGGATTTGATTGCGGGCCGTAGTATCGTCTATCAAGACTTTGATCCAGAGCTGTCATCACGCTTGAGAGAGATTATGTCTATGGAAAGCAATGAGCGTTTGATGATTTGTCTGCCCGATGTCTTTACAGGGCTAGAGCGCTATTCCATCGATGCCCAGAATTTCTGGAGTCTAAATCATTTGCCACATTTTCTTGAGAAATATAAAAATATTTGCCGAGCACCTTGGTATGGATCGACCTTTATTTCCCGTCCTTATATTGACTTGGAAGATAAGACGCCGTCTGCGGGCTATTTTGCAAAGCTTAAGCAGCTTTGGCAGGACAAGGATCTCTTGATCGTAGAGGGCTTGACTTCCCGCTCTGGTGTGGGCAATGACCTCTTTGATGGGGCTAAATCCATCAAGCGGATTATCTGTCCTTCGCGCAATGCTTACAGCAAGCTGGAGGCGATTAAGCAGGCTGTTCGAGAGCATGCGGATAATCGTCTGATTTTGACCATGCTGGGTCCGACGGCCAAGGTCTTGGTCTATGATCTGGTTCAGGAAGGTTATCGAGCGCTGGATATTGGGCATATTGACTCAGAGTATGAATGGTTCCAGATGGGAGCTAGCCACAAGGTCAAGCTGTCGCACAAGCATACGGCTGAGCACAACTTTGATCAGGATATTGAGTTTAGAGACGACCAAGCTTATGACAGTCAGATTGTTGCCAATCTGGCTCAGGAATGA